The Anaeromyxobacter sp. genome includes a window with the following:
- a CDS encoding glycosyltransferase family 4 protein gives MRILVVHQFYLQPGEPGGSRFNELARLWSEAGHQVTVIAGTVNYTTGQAPARYAGRWTTREQDGPVTVWRCHVPASYGRSYLGRMWAFFAFTLSAATAALRVERPDVVIATSPPLVAALPGWLAARRHGARLVFEIRDLWPESAVTTGVLREGAALTRLLYALERWACRTADRINVLTPAFRDDLVRRGLAPAGKIVFVPNGADLDLFSPGPPDQALRAELGWGSRFVVMYAGAHGRANAIGQLVDAAERLRHRPDILIASVGDGQERRQHEERARALGLTNLVFHGAQPKERMPALVRACDAGAAVLQDNPTFRTVYPNKVFDYMACERPTLLAIDGVARQLVCEEARAGLFARPEDGAALAEAIVALADDPAGRAAMGRSGRAWVVANAGREALASRYLGHLAELVGP, from the coding sequence GTGAGGATCCTCGTCGTCCACCAGTTCTACCTGCAGCCCGGCGAGCCGGGCGGCTCGCGCTTCAACGAGCTGGCGCGGCTCTGGAGCGAGGCCGGCCACCAGGTCACCGTCATCGCCGGCACGGTCAACTACACCACCGGCCAGGCGCCGGCGCGCTACGCCGGCCGCTGGACCACCCGGGAGCAGGACGGGCCGGTCACGGTGTGGCGCTGCCACGTGCCCGCCAGCTACGGCAGGAGCTACCTCGGCCGCATGTGGGCCTTCTTCGCCTTCACCCTCTCCGCCGCCACCGCGGCGCTGCGGGTGGAGCGCCCGGATGTGGTCATCGCCACCTCGCCCCCGCTGGTGGCGGCCCTGCCGGGCTGGCTGGCGGCGCGCCGCCACGGCGCCCGGCTGGTCTTCGAGATCCGCGACCTCTGGCCCGAGAGCGCCGTCACCACCGGCGTGCTGCGGGAGGGCGCGGCGCTCACCCGGCTCCTCTACGCCCTGGAGCGCTGGGCCTGCCGCACCGCCGACCGGATCAACGTGCTCACCCCGGCCTTCCGCGACGACCTGGTGCGCCGGGGCCTGGCGCCTGCCGGCAAGATCGTCTTCGTGCCCAACGGCGCCGACCTGGACCTCTTCTCGCCCGGCCCGCCGGACCAGGCGCTGCGCGCCGAGCTCGGCTGGGGAAGCCGCTTCGTGGTCATGTACGCGGGCGCCCACGGCCGGGCCAACGCCATCGGCCAGCTGGTGGACGCCGCCGAGCGGCTGCGCCACCGCCCGGACATCCTCATCGCCTCGGTGGGCGACGGCCAGGAGCGGCGCCAGCACGAGGAGCGGGCCCGCGCCCTGGGGCTCACCAACCTGGTGTTCCACGGCGCCCAGCCCAAGGAGCGCATGCCGGCCCTGGTGCGGGCCTGCGACGCCGGCGCCGCGGTCCTGCAGGACAACCCCACCTTCCGCACCGTCTACCCCAACAAGGTCTTCGACTACATGGCCTGCGAGCGCCCCACGCTGCTGGCCATCGACGGCGTGGCGCGGCAGCTGGTGTGCGAGGAGGCCCGCGCCGGGCTGTTCGCCAGGCCGGAGGACGGCGCCGCGCTGGCCGAGGCCATCGTCGCGCTGGCCGACGACCCGGCAGGGCGCGCCGCCATGGGGCGCAGCGGCCGGGCCTGGGTGGTGGCCAACGCCGGGCGCGAGGCGCTGGCCTCCAGGTACCTGGGCCACCTGGCCGAGCTGGTGGGGCCGTGA
- a CDS encoding sugar transferase: MKRLVDGAAAAAGLVLLSPLLALVALAIRLDMGAPVLFRQERPGRHARPFRVVKFRTMRHALGRDGRPLPDAERLTALGRFLRAASLDELPQLWNVLRGDLSLVGPRPLLMQYLPRYSPEQARRHEVLPGITGWAQVNGRNAISWEEKFALDVWYVDHWSLALDLKILALTALKVVTRSGISKEGHVTMPEFKGSEDHQ; this comes from the coding sequence GTGAAGCGCCTGGTGGATGGCGCGGCTGCCGCGGCCGGGCTCGTGCTGCTCTCGCCGCTGCTCGCCCTGGTGGCCCTGGCCATCCGCCTCGACATGGGTGCGCCGGTGCTGTTCCGCCAGGAGCGGCCGGGCCGCCACGCCCGGCCCTTCCGCGTGGTGAAGTTCCGCACCATGCGCCACGCCCTGGGGCGCGACGGGCGGCCGCTGCCCGACGCCGAGCGGCTCACCGCCCTGGGCCGCTTCCTGCGCGCCGCCAGCCTGGACGAGCTGCCGCAGCTCTGGAACGTGCTGCGCGGCGACCTCTCGCTGGTGGGGCCGCGCCCGCTCCTCATGCAGTACCTGCCGCGCTACTCGCCCGAGCAGGCGCGGCGCCACGAGGTGCTGCCCGGCATCACCGGGTGGGCCCAGGTGAACGGGCGCAACGCCATCTCCTGGGAGGAGAAGTTCGCGCTGGACGTGTGGTACGTGGACCACTGGAGCCTGGCGCTGGACCTGAAGATCCTGGCGCTGACGGCGCTCAAGGTCGTCACCCGGTCGGGCATCTCGAAGGAAGGCCACGTCACCATGCCGGAGTTCAAGGGTTCCGAGGACCACCAGTGA